The following are from one region of the Streptomyces rubrogriseus genome:
- a CDS encoding DUF6274 family protein, which produces MATSVRHETRALLRAHLSAASSYGHVTRHCPICHRLLRLALDSPTPQSPTGRQEGVDDGSASTA; this is translated from the coding sequence ATGGCGACATCGGTCAGGCACGAGACGCGGGCCCTGCTCCGCGCGCATCTGTCGGCCGCGTCGTCGTACGGACACGTGACGCGCCACTGCCCCATCTGTCACCGGCTCCTGCGGCTCGCACTGGACTCGCCGACCCCACAGTCTCCGACAGGCCGTCAAGAGGGCGTCGACGACGGGAGCGCGTCCACGGCATGA
- the bldC gene encoding developmental transcriptional regulator BldC, whose protein sequence is MTARTPDAEPLLTPAEVATMFRVDPKTVTRWAKAGKLTSIRTLGGHRRYREAEVRALLAGIPQQRSEA, encoded by the coding sequence ATGACCGCTCGCACCCCTGATGCCGAGCCGCTGCTGACCCCGGCTGAGGTCGCCACCATGTTCCGCGTCGACCCGAAGACGGTCACGCGCTGGGCGAAGGCCGGCAAGCTCACGTCGATCCGCACGCTCGGCGGGCATCGCCGCTACCGCGAAGCCGAGGTCCGCGCTCTGCTCGCGGGCATTCCGCAGCAGCGCAGCGAGGCCTGA
- a CDS encoding Leu/Phe/Val dehydrogenase, whose protein sequence is MTDVNGAPADVLHTLFHSDQGGHEQVVLCQDRASGLKAVIAIHSTALGPALGGTRFYPYASEAEAVADALNLARGMSYKNAMAGLDHGGGKAVIIGDPEQIKSEELLLAYGRFVASLGGRYVTACDVGTYVADMDVVARECRWTTGRSPENGGAGDSSVLTSFGVYQGMRAAAQHLWGDPTLRDRTVGIAGVGKVGHHLVEHLLAEGAHVVVTDVRKDVVRGITERHPSVVAVADTDALIRVENLDIYAPCALGGALNDDTVPVLTAKVVCGAANNQLAHPGVEKDLADRGILYAPDYVVNAGGVIQVADELHGFDFDRCKAKASKIYDTTLAIFARAKEDGIPPAAAADRIAEQRMAEARPRP, encoded by the coding sequence GTGACCGACGTAAACGGCGCACCTGCTGATGTACTGCACACCCTGTTCCACTCGGATCAGGGGGGACATGAGCAAGTCGTGCTCTGCCAGGACCGTGCCAGCGGCCTCAAGGCCGTGATCGCCATCCACTCCACCGCCCTGGGCCCCGCGCTCGGCGGTACCCGCTTCTACCCGTACGCGAGCGAGGCGGAGGCCGTCGCCGACGCGCTGAACCTCGCCCGCGGGATGTCGTACAAGAACGCCATGGCCGGTCTGGACCACGGTGGCGGCAAGGCCGTGATCATCGGCGATCCGGAGCAGATCAAGAGCGAGGAACTGCTCCTCGCCTACGGCCGGTTCGTCGCCTCGCTGGGCGGCCGCTACGTCACCGCGTGCGACGTCGGCACCTACGTCGCCGACATGGACGTCGTGGCCCGCGAGTGCCGCTGGACGACCGGTCGCTCCCCGGAGAACGGCGGCGCGGGCGACTCCTCCGTGCTCACCTCCTTCGGCGTCTACCAGGGCATGCGGGCCGCCGCCCAGCACCTGTGGGGCGACCCGACGCTGCGCGACCGCACCGTCGGCATCGCGGGCGTCGGCAAGGTCGGCCACCACCTGGTCGAGCACCTGCTCGCCGAGGGCGCCCACGTCGTCGTCACGGACGTGCGCAAGGACGTGGTGCGCGGGATCACGGAGCGGCACCCGTCGGTGGTCGCCGTCGCCGACACCGACGCGCTGATCCGGGTGGAGAACCTGGACATCTACGCGCCCTGCGCGCTCGGCGGCGCGCTGAACGACGACACCGTGCCGGTGCTGACCGCCAAGGTGGTGTGCGGCGCGGCCAACAACCAGCTCGCCCACCCGGGCGTCGAGAAGGACCTCGCCGACCGCGGGATCCTCTACGCGCCGGACTACGTGGTGAACGCCGGCGGTGTCATCCAGGTCGCCGACGAGCTGCACGGGTTCGACTTCGACCGGTGCAAGGCGAAGGCCTCGAAGATCTACGACACCACGCTGGCCATATTCGCACGTGCGAAGGAGGACGGTATTCCGCCGGCCGCGGCGGCCGACCGGATCGCCGAGCAGCGGATGGCGGAGGCCCGTCCCCGGCCGTGA
- the purM gene encoding phosphoribosylformylglycinamidine cyclo-ligase, whose amino-acid sequence MPDTTGASYAAAGVDIEAGDRAVELMKEWVKKTRRPEVLGGLGGFAGLFDASALKNYERPLLASATDGVGTKVDIARQLGVYDTIGHDLVAMVMDDIVVCGAEPLFMTDYICVGKVHPERVAAIVKGIAEGCVLAGCALVGGETAEHPGLLGADDFDVAGAGTGVVEADRLLGPDRIRTGDAVIAMASSGLHSNGYSLVRHVLLNEGGLALDAHLDGLGRTLGEELLEPTKIYSLDCLALMRTAEVHAFSHVTGGGLAANLARVIPDGLHAVVDRSTWTPGAVFDLVGRTGKVERLELEKTLNMGVGMIAIVPEESTDVALTALADRGVDAWVAGEITDRADHESGAALVGDYAA is encoded by the coding sequence ATGCCTGACACAACTGGTGCCAGCTACGCAGCAGCCGGCGTCGACATCGAGGCGGGCGACCGCGCCGTCGAGCTCATGAAGGAATGGGTCAAGAAGACGCGGCGCCCCGAGGTCCTCGGCGGCCTCGGCGGCTTCGCCGGCCTCTTCGACGCCTCCGCCCTCAAGAACTACGAGCGCCCGCTGCTCGCCTCCGCCACCGACGGCGTCGGCACCAAGGTCGACATCGCCCGGCAGCTGGGCGTCTACGACACCATCGGCCACGACCTGGTCGCGATGGTCATGGACGACATCGTGGTGTGCGGTGCCGAGCCGCTGTTCATGACCGACTACATCTGCGTCGGCAAGGTCCACCCCGAGCGCGTCGCCGCGATCGTCAAGGGCATCGCCGAGGGCTGTGTGCTGGCGGGATGCGCCCTGGTGGGCGGCGAGACGGCCGAACACCCCGGCCTGCTGGGCGCGGACGACTTCGACGTCGCCGGCGCCGGTACGGGCGTCGTGGAGGCCGACCGGCTGCTCGGCCCGGATCGCATCCGTACGGGTGACGCGGTGATCGCCATGGCGTCCTCCGGGCTTCACTCGAACGGGTACTCGCTGGTCCGCCACGTCCTGCTGAACGAGGGCGGCCTGGCGCTCGACGCCCACCTGGACGGTCTCGGCCGCACCCTCGGCGAGGAGCTGCTGGAGCCGACCAAGATCTACTCCCTGGACTGCCTGGCCCTCATGCGCACCGCCGAGGTCCACGCCTTCAGCCACGTCACCGGCGGTGGACTCGCGGCCAACCTGGCCCGCGTGATCCCCGACGGCCTGCACGCTGTGGTCGACCGGTCCACCTGGACCCCGGGCGCGGTCTTCGACCTCGTCGGCCGGACCGGCAAGGTGGAGCGCCTGGAGCTGGAGAAGACCCTGAACATGGGCGTGGGCATGATCGCGATCGTGCCCGAGGAGTCGACGGACGTGGCCCTGACAGCCCTCGCCGACCGCGGTGTGGACGCCTGGGTGGCCGGCGAGATCACCGACCGCGCAGACCACGAGAGCGGCGCGGCACTGGTGGGCGACTACGCCGCCTGA
- a CDS encoding DUF3073 domain-containing protein: MGRGRAKAKQTKVARQLKYNSGGTDLSRLAEELGASPSNSQPPNGEQFEDDEQDDDVYAKYADLYEDDDEDEDGQSPSQQRRGA; encoded by the coding sequence ATGGGGCGCGGCCGGGCCAAGGCCAAGCAGACGAAGGTCGCCCGCCAGCTGAAGTACAACAGCGGTGGGACTGATCTCTCCCGCCTGGCCGAGGAGCTGGGCGCATCGCCGTCGAATTCGCAACCGCCGAATGGCGAGCAATTCGAGGACGATGAGCAGGACGACGACGTGTACGCAAAGTACGCCGACCTCTATGAGGACGACGACGAGGACGAGGACGGCCAGTCCCCATCCCAACAGCGACGCGGCGCTTGA